A single region of the Salvelinus namaycush isolate Seneca unplaced genomic scaffold, SaNama_1.0 Scaffold2673, whole genome shotgun sequence genome encodes:
- the LOC120039374 gene encoding ALK and LTK ligand 2-like — translation MNALRIPVLLALLVLLLTAGFCKQSFLDVSKGARTDGHNLMELIMDKVRLAQNQDQVHVRYPAKKQEFTLETKERNEVNKSHHGEHIIEVFPRDLRQKEKFLKHLTGPLFFNPRCRKHFYRLYHNTRDCTIPA, via the exons ATGAACGCGCTGCGTATCCCCGTCCTACTGGCGCTGCTGGTCCTACTGCTGACTGCTGGCTTCTGCAAACAGAGCTTCCTGGACGTGAGCAAAGGGGCGCGCACGGACGGACACAATCTCATGGAGCTCATCATGGACAAGGTGCGTCTGGCTCAGAACCAGGACCAGGTACACGTGCGCTACCCCGCCAAAAAACAGGAGTTTACCTTGGAGACCaaggagaggaatgaagtgaaCAAGTCTCACCATGGAGAACACATCATAG AGGTGTTCCCCAGAGACCTGAGACAGAAAGAAAAGTTCCTCAAACACCTAACAG GTCCTCTATTCTTTAACCCAAGGTGTAGGAAACACTTCTATAGACTGTACCACAACACCAGAGACTGTACCATCCCTGCCT
- the LOC120039373 gene encoding proline-rich extensin-like protein EPR1, producing the protein MYTAYTHPPPPSTPHPSTTPIHHPYPHHPHPPPLSTPPHPPPLSTPHPSTTPIHHPYPHHPHPPPLSTPPPSTTPIHHPYPHHTHPPPLSTPPPTTTPIHTTPIHHPIHHPYPPPLSTPPPSTTLSTTPIHTTPIHHPIHTTPSTTPSTTPIHHPIHHPYPPHPSTTPIHHPYPHHPYPPPHPPHPSTTPIHTTPSTTPIHTTPIHHPIHHTHPPPLSTPPPSTTPSTTPIHTTPIHHPIHHTHPPPLSTPPPSTTPSTTPIHTTPSTTPSTPPHPPPLSTPPPSTTPIHTTPSTTPSTTPIHTTPIHTTPSTTPIHHPYPPPLSTPPPSTTPSTTPIHTTPIHTTPIHHTHPPPHPPHPSTTPIHTTPIHHTHPPPLSTPPPSTTPIHTTPIHHPIHHTHPPPLSTTPIHHPIHHTHPPPLSTTPIHTTPIHHPIHHTHPPPLSTTPSTTPIHHTYPPPHPPHLSTTPIHHPHPPPYPPPLSTPPPSTTPSTTPIHHPIHHPHPPPPSTTPIHHPYPHHPHPPPHPPHPSTTPIHTTPIHTTPSTTPIHHTHPPPHPPHPSTTPIHTTPIHHPYPPPLSTTPIHTTPIHHPIHHPIHHPIHHTHPPPLSTPPPSTTPSTTPIHHPYPHHPHPPPHPPHPSTTPIHTTPIHHPIHHTHPPPLSTPPPSTTPSTTPIHHPYPHHPHPPPHPPHPSTTPSTTPIHHPIHHTHPPPLSTPPLSTPPLSTTPIHHPHPPPHPPPLSTTPIHTTPIHHPIHHTHPPPLSTPPPSTTPIHTTPIHHPIHHTHPPPLSTPPPSTTPIHTIPIHTTPIHTTPIHHPCLLDGNSAHRCP; encoded by the exons ATGTATACCG CTTACACccatccaccaccaccatccacaCCACACCCATCCACCACACCCATCCACCACCCCTATCCACACCACCCCCATCCACCACCCCTATCCACAccaccccatccaccacccctATCCACACCACACCCATCCACCACACCCATCCACCACCCCTATCCACACCACCCCCATCCACCACCCCTATCCACACCACCCCCATCCACCACCCCTATCCACCACCCCTATCCACACCACACCCATCCACCACCCCTATCCACACCACCCCCAACCACCACCCCTATCCACACCACCCCCATCCAccaccccatccaccacccctATCCACCACCCCTATCCACACCACCCCCATCCACCACCCTATCCACCACCCCTATCCACACCACCCCCATCCACCACCCCATCCACACAACCCCATCCACCACCCCATCCACCACACCCATCCACCATCCCATCCACCACCCCTATCCACCACACCCATCCACCACACCCATCCACCACCCCTATCCACACCACCCCTATCCACCACCCCATCCACCACACCCATCCACCACCCCTATCCACAccaccccatccaccacccctATCCACACCACCCCCATCCACCACCCCATCCACCACACCCATCCACCACCCCTATCCACACCACCCCCATCCAccaccccatccaccacccctATCCACACCACCCCCATCCACCACCCCATCCACCACACCCATCCACCACCCCTATCCACACCACCCCCATCCAccaccccatccaccacccctATCCACAccaccccatccaccaccccatccacaccaccccatccaccacccctATCCACACCACCCCCATCCACCACCCCTATCCACAccaccccatccaccaccccatccaccacccctATCCACACCACCCCTATCCACACCACCCCATCCACCACACCCATCCACCACCCCTATCCACCACCCCTATCCACACCACCCCCATCCAccaccccatccaccacccctATCCACACCACCCCTATCCACACCACCCCCATCCACCACACCCATCCACCACCCCATCCACCACACCCATCCACCACCCCTATCCACACCACCCCTATCCACCACACCCATCCACCACCCCTATCCACACCACCCCCATCCACCACCCCTATCCACACCACCCCCATCCACCACCCCATCCACCACACCCATCCACCACCCCTATCCACCACCCCTATCCACCACCCCATCCACCACACCCATCCACCACCCCTATCCACCACCCCTATCCACACCACCCCCATCCACCACCCCATCCACCACACCCATCCACCACCCCTATCCACCACCCCATCCACCACACCCATCCACCACACCTATCCACCACCCCATCCACCACACCTATCCACCacccccatccaccacccccaTCCACCACCCTATCCACCACCCCTATCCACACCACCCCCATCCACCACCCCATCCACCACACCCATCCAccaccccatccaccacccccatccaccacccccatccaccacccccaTCCACCACCCCTATCCACACCACCCCCATCCACCACCCCATCCACCACACCCATCCACCACCCCTATCCACACCACCCCTATCCACACCACCCCATCCACCACACCCATCCACCACACCCATCCACCACCCCATCCACCACACCCATCCACCACCCCTATCCACACCACCCCCATCCACCACCCCTATCCACCACCCCTATCCACCACCCCTATCCACACCACCCCCATCCAccaccccatccaccaccccatccaccaccccaTCCACCACACCCATCCACCACCCCTATCCACACCACCCCCATCCACCACCCCATCCACCACACCCATCCACCACCCCTATCCACACCACCCCCATCCACCACCCCATCCACCACACCCATCCACCACCCCTATCCACACCACCCCCATCCACCACCCCATCCACCACACCCATCCACCACCCCTATCCACACCACCCCCATCCAccaccccatccaccacccccaTCCACCACCCCTATCCACACCACCCCCATCCACCACCCCATCCACCACACCCATCCACCACCCCATCCACCACACCCATCCACCACCCCATCCACCACACCCATCCACCACCCCTATCCACACCACCCCTATCCACACCACCCCTATCCACCACACCCATCCACCACCCACATCCAccaccccatccaccacccctATCCACCACCCCTATCCACACCACCCCCATCCACCACCCCATCCACCACACCCATCCACCACCCCTATCCACACCACCCCCATCCACCACCCCTATCCACACCACCCCTATCCACCACCCCATCCACCACACCCATCCACCACCCCTATCCACACCACCCCCATCCACCACCCCTATCcacaccatc